A window from Bosea sp. ANAM02 encodes these proteins:
- a CDS encoding quinone oxidoreductase, with translation MVKAIRAHKTGGPEVLQFEDVALPQPGPGEILMRNRAIGLNFIDTYFRSGLYPAPQLPFTLGNESAGDVLAVGPNVTEFKAGDRVVVVSALGAYAEERIVPAASVVALPDGVSYEAAASMMLKGLTAEYLLHRTYKVKPGDTILVHAAAGATGLILCQWGKALGATVIGTVGSKEKADLAKAHGADHVINYREEDFAARVKEITGGRLCDVVYDGVGKDTFMKSLDTLKPFGLMASFGNASGAVEAFNLGILSAKGSLYVTRPTLNTHTARRETMVAMAKNLFEAVTSGKVKVPVNATFPLKDAAEAHRLLESRGTTGSTVLIP, from the coding sequence ATGGTCAAAGCCATTCGTGCCCACAAGACCGGCGGCCCCGAGGTCCTGCAGTTCGAGGACGTCGCCCTGCCGCAGCCGGGTCCCGGCGAAATCCTAATGCGGAATCGGGCGATCGGCCTGAACTTCATCGACACCTATTTCCGCTCCGGCCTCTATCCGGCGCCGCAACTGCCCTTCACGCTGGGCAATGAAAGTGCCGGCGACGTGCTTGCCGTCGGTCCGAACGTCACCGAATTCAAGGCAGGCGATCGCGTCGTGGTCGTCTCGGCGCTCGGCGCCTATGCCGAGGAGCGCATCGTGCCGGCGGCTTCCGTCGTCGCGCTGCCCGACGGCGTCTCCTATGAGGCAGCCGCCAGCATGATGCTCAAGGGCCTGACGGCCGAGTATCTGCTGCACCGGACCTACAAGGTGAAGCCGGGCGATACGATCCTCGTCCATGCCGCGGCGGGGGCGACCGGCCTCATCCTCTGCCAATGGGGCAAGGCGCTGGGCGCGACCGTGATCGGCACCGTCGGCTCGAAGGAGAAGGCGGATCTGGCCAAGGCGCATGGCGCCGATCACGTCATCAACTATCGCGAGGAGGATTTCGCGGCGCGCGTGAAGGAGATCACCGGCGGCAGGCTCTGCGACGTTGTCTATGACGGCGTCGGCAAGGACACCTTCATGAAGTCGCTGGACACGCTGAAGCCCTTCGGCCTGATGGCGAGCTTCGGCAATGCCTCGGGCGCGGTGGAGGCCTTCAATCTCGGCATCCTCTCCGCCAAGGGCTCGCTCTATGTCACGCGCCCGACGCTCAACACCCACACCGCCAGGCGGGAGACCATGGTCGCGATGGCGAAGAACCTGTTCGAGGCGGTGACGAGCGGCAAGGTCAAGGTGCCGGTCAATGCCACCTTCCCGCTGAAGGATGCGGCCGAGGCCCACCGCCTGCTCGAGTCGCGCGGAACCACGGGCTCTACGGTGCTGATTCCCTGA
- a CDS encoding UbiH/UbiF family hydroxylase, producing MNAADQVDIAIVGAGAVGLAAALALSREGRSVALLGPVATPRDGRTVALLDGSWKMLADLGLQEALLEKAAPLEVMRLVDDSGSLFRQPPVEFRASEIGLEAFGWNIENADLTGILAEKAAALSGLRMLPGFVCAIEAETDGVRLSGEGFAPVKARLVVGADGRSSQVRAAAGIESRDWRYPQVALTAIFEHRRDHQEISTEFHTRKGPCTIVPLPGRRSSLVWLVDPEEAPALTALDDAAFALRVERQVQSLLGAMTVSGPRGKVPMGGLSVERFGAGRMALIGEAAHVFPPIGAQGLNLGLRDVTALSEALAGATDAGAASVVADYDRARQADVRLRTGAVDMLNRTLLTDLLPADLMRGAGLLALSRIGPLRRLVMRQGLAGGAAR from the coding sequence ATGAATGCTGCCGATCAGGTCGATATCGCCATCGTGGGCGCCGGTGCCGTCGGGCTTGCGGCCGCGCTGGCATTGAGCCGCGAAGGGCGCAGCGTCGCCCTGCTCGGCCCGGTCGCGACGCCGCGTGACGGCCGCACCGTCGCCCTGCTCGACGGCTCCTGGAAGATGCTGGCCGATCTCGGCCTGCAGGAGGCCTTGCTCGAAAAGGCCGCGCCGCTGGAAGTGATGCGCCTCGTCGATGATAGCGGCAGCCTGTTCCGCCAGCCGCCGGTCGAGTTCCGCGCCTCCGAGATCGGGCTTGAGGCCTTCGGCTGGAATATCGAGAATGCCGACCTGACCGGGATTCTCGCCGAGAAGGCCGCCGCGTTGTCCGGCCTGCGGATGCTGCCCGGTTTCGTGTGCGCGATCGAAGCCGAGACGGATGGCGTGCGCCTCTCCGGCGAGGGTTTCGCGCCGGTGAAGGCTCGCCTCGTCGTCGGCGCCGACGGACGCAGTTCGCAGGTGCGTGCGGCAGCCGGCATAGAGAGCCGCGACTGGCGCTATCCGCAGGTCGCGCTGACCGCGATCTTCGAGCATCGCCGCGATCATCAGGAAATCTCGACGGAGTTCCATACGCGCAAAGGCCCCTGCACGATCGTGCCCTTGCCCGGCCGGCGCTCCTCGCTGGTCTGGCTCGTCGATCCGGAGGAGGCCCCGGCGCTGACCGCGCTCGATGATGCCGCCTTCGCGCTACGGGTCGAACGACAGGTGCAGTCGCTGCTCGGTGCGATGACGGTGTCGGGGCCGCGCGGCAAGGTGCCGATGGGCGGACTTTCGGTCGAGCGCTTCGGCGCCGGCCGCATGGCTCTGATCGGCGAGGCCGCGCATGTCTTCCCGCCGATCGGGGCGCAGGGGCTCAATCTCGGCTTGCGCGATGTCACAGCGCTGAGCGAGGCGCTGGCGGGGGCGACGGATGCCGGCGCGGCGAGCGTGGTTGCTGACTACGACAGGGCACGGCAGGCCGATGTCCGGCTGCGCACCGGCGCGGTCGACATGCTCAACCGCACGCTGCTGACCGATCTGCTGCCGGCCGACCTGATGCGCGGCGCAGGGTTGCTCGCGCTGTCGCGGATCGGCCCGCTCAGGCGGCTCGTCATGCGGCAGGGCTTGGCCGGCGGCGCGGCGCGATGA
- a CDS encoding OsmC family protein, with protein MKARAKWVDGMAFMGESGSGHAMIMDGAPEYGGRNLGIRPMEMLLIGLAGCTGFDVVSMLKKGRENVTGCEVDVEAERATTDPKVFTKIHLAYRITGKGLSQAKAERAVTLSKEKYCSASIMLGATAEMSYSLEVIDELHREAAE; from the coding sequence ATGAAAGCACGCGCGAAATGGGTTGATGGCATGGCCTTCATGGGCGAGTCCGGCAGCGGGCACGCCATGATCATGGATGGCGCCCCGGAATATGGCGGGCGCAATCTCGGCATCCGGCCGATGGAGATGCTCCTGATCGGGCTTGCCGGCTGCACCGGCTTCGACGTCGTCAGCATGCTCAAGAAGGGCCGCGAGAACGTCACCGGCTGCGAGGTCGATGTCGAGGCCGAGCGCGCCACGACCGATCCCAAGGTCTTCACCAAAATCCACCTCGCCTATCGCATCACCGGCAAGGGTTTGTCGCAGGCCAAGGCTGAGCGGGCCGTCACATTGTCGAAGGAAAAATACTGTTCGGCTTCGATCATGCTCGGGGCGACCGCCGAGATGAGCTACAGCCTCGAGGTGATCGACGAATTGCACAGGGAGGCCGCTGAATGA
- a CDS encoding sulfurtransferase, translated as MSRAEFAGLITPEALAARLGDKNLVVIDIRTAADGAQAAFEAGHVPGAIHSDYAADGWRAKIGNAPGMLPPLDHLAALAGRIGITPHDDVVIVPAGTAATDFAAAARVYWTLKFIGHGQQAILDGGFKAWTADPQRPVATGPSVPKSAGPYPVVAQQRLRSTADSTLVASRSKQASLVDARGPSYFEGREKSAEAARAGHIPGAIQRDYAGAFEPGSGKLKATGALNQLFATVPQGPVVSYCNTGHSAAANWFVLSEVLGRDEVALYDGSMTDWTQDTDRPVATGKAA; from the coding sequence ATGAGCCGGGCTGAATTCGCCGGACTGATCACGCCGGAGGCGCTGGCTGCGCGGCTTGGCGACAAGAACCTCGTCGTCATCGACATCCGCACCGCCGCCGACGGCGCGCAGGCAGCCTTCGAAGCCGGGCATGTCCCCGGCGCGATCCATTCCGACTATGCCGCCGATGGCTGGCGGGCGAAGATCGGCAATGCGCCCGGCATGCTGCCGCCGCTCGACCATCTCGCCGCGCTCGCCGGCCGAATCGGCATCACGCCGCATGACGATGTCGTCATCGTCCCGGCCGGCACCGCCGCGACCGATTTCGCCGCGGCAGCGCGGGTCTACTGGACGCTGAAATTCATCGGCCATGGCCAGCAGGCGATCCTCGATGGCGGCTTCAAGGCCTGGACCGCCGATCCGCAGCGGCCGGTCGCGACCGGCCCGTCAGTGCCGAAGAGCGCGGGCCCCTATCCGGTCGTGGCGCAGCAGCGCCTGCGCAGCACGGCGGATTCGACTCTGGTCGCCTCCCGAAGCAAGCAGGCGAGCCTCGTCGATGCGCGCGGCCCCAGCTATTTCGAAGGCCGCGAGAAATCGGCGGAAGCGGCGCGTGCCGGCCATATTCCCGGTGCGATCCAGCGCGACTATGCCGGCGCCTTCGAGCCCGGCAGCGGCAAGCTGAAAGCCACCGGCGCGTTGAACCAGCTCTTCGCAACCGTGCCGCAGGGGCCGGTCGTGTCCTATTGCAATACCGGCCATTCGGCGGCGGCGAACTGGTTCGTGCTGTCGGAGGTTCTGGGCCGCGACGAAGTCGCACTCTACGATGGCTCGATGACCGACTGGACGCAGGACACGGACCGCCCCGTCGCGACCGGCAAGGCGGCCTGA
- the rimO gene encoding 30S ribosomal protein S12 methylthiotransferase RimO, whose translation MNAVAPKISFVSLGCPKALVDSERIITSLRSEGYELSKSHAGADLVIVNTCGFLDSAKAESLEAIGSAMAENGKVIVTGCMGAEPEQIRDVFPNVLAITGPQAYESVVSAVHQAVPPKHDPFVDLVPDQGVKLTPRHYAYLKISEGCNNRCTFCIIPKLRGDLVSRPIGDVLREAEKLAKAGVKELLVISQDTSAYGLDIKYAPSMFKDREIRTRFFELARELGQMGMWVRLHYVYPYPHVDEVIPLMQEGLVLPYLDIPFQHASPKVLKAMKRPAHQDRTLDRIRKWRDICPDLAIRSTFIVGFPGETEEDMDILVDWLKEARLERVGAFKFEPVKGAPANDLGLDLVPEEIKEARWHRFMKAQAEISARIVKGRVGKRIPVIIDEAGPTVARGRSKWDAPEIDGNVYVASRRPLRAGDIVTVKIERADAYDLHGIAV comes from the coding sequence ATGAACGCCGTCGCGCCGAAAATCTCCTTCGTTTCGCTGGGCTGCCCCAAGGCGCTCGTCGATTCCGAACGGATCATCACCTCGCTGCGCTCGGAGGGCTACGAGCTCTCGAAGAGCCATGCCGGCGCCGACCTCGTCATCGTCAACACCTGCGGCTTCCTCGACTCGGCCAAGGCGGAGTCGCTGGAGGCGATCGGTTCCGCCATGGCCGAAAACGGCAAGGTCATCGTAACCGGCTGCATGGGCGCCGAGCCCGAGCAGATCCGCGACGTCTTCCCCAACGTGCTCGCGATCACCGGCCCGCAGGCCTATGAGAGCGTCGTCTCGGCCGTACACCAGGCGGTGCCGCCGAAGCACGACCCCTTCGTCGATCTCGTGCCCGACCAGGGCGTGAAGCTCACGCCGCGGCACTACGCCTATCTCAAGATTTCAGAGGGTTGCAACAATCGCTGCACCTTCTGCATCATCCCGAAGTTGCGCGGCGATCTCGTCTCGCGACCGATCGGCGACGTGCTGCGCGAGGCCGAGAAGCTGGCCAAGGCCGGCGTCAAGGAACTGCTGGTGATCTCGCAGGACACCAGCGCCTACGGTCTCGACATCAAGTATGCGCCCTCGATGTTCAAGGATCGCGAGATCCGCACGCGCTTCTTCGAGCTCGCCCGCGAGCTCGGCCAGATGGGGATGTGGGTGCGCCTGCACTACGTCTACCCTTACCCGCATGTCGACGAGGTGATCCCGCTGATGCAGGAAGGGCTCGTCCTGCCCTATCTCGACATCCCGTTCCAGCATGCTTCGCCGAAGGTGCTGAAGGCGATGAAGCGCCCGGCCCATCAGGACCGTACGCTCGACCGCATCCGCAAGTGGCGCGATATCTGCCCGGACCTCGCCATCCGCTCGACCTTCATCGTCGGCTTCCCCGGCGAGACCGAGGAGGACATGGACATCCTCGTCGACTGGCTGAAGGAAGCGAGGCTGGAGCGCGTCGGCGCTTTCAAATTCGAGCCGGTGAAGGGCGCGCCCGCCAACGACCTCGGCCTCGATCTCGTTCCCGAGGAGATCAAGGAGGCGCGCTGGCACCGTTTCATGAAGGCGCAGGCCGAGATTTCCGCCCGCATCGTCAAGGGCCGCGTCGGCAAGCGCATTCCCGTCATCATCGACGAGGCCGGCCCGACCGTCGCCAGGGGCCGCTCGAAATGGGACGCGCCGGAGATCGACGGCAATGTCTATGTAGCGAGCCGCCGCCCCTTGCGAGCCGGCGACATCGTCACCGTGAAGATCGAGCGCGCCGACGCCTACGACCTGCACGGCATCGCGGTCTGA
- a CDS encoding CoA ester lyase, translating into MTVKTPRQFFRPLAIGAPEPFRELPLRLERMIHFVPPHLEKVRAKVGELAGQVDIVLGNLEDAIPVEAKQAARDGFITMGKAVDFGKTGLWTRVNALNSPWFLDDITAIMGEIGGKLDVVMVPKVEGPWDIHYVDQLLAQFEARHLLRKPILIHAILETAEGVKNVEAIATASPRMHGMSLGPADLAASRAMKTTRVGGGHPEYKVIADPSPDGGPRAVAQQDLWHYTLAKMVDACASAGIKPFYGPFGDFADEAACEAQFRNAFLLGCAGAWTLHPSQIAIAKRVFSPDPAEVAFARRILEAMPDGSGAVMIDGKMQDDATWKQAKVIVDLADQVAARDPDLAERYGM; encoded by the coding sequence ATGACCGTCAAGACGCCGCGCCAGTTCTTCCGCCCGCTCGCGATCGGCGCGCCGGAGCCCTTCCGCGAATTGCCGTTGCGGCTCGAGCGGATGATCCATTTCGTGCCGCCGCATCTGGAGAAGGTGCGCGCCAAGGTCGGCGAGCTCGCCGGACAGGTCGATATCGTGCTCGGCAATCTCGAGGATGCGATCCCGGTCGAGGCCAAGCAGGCGGCGCGCGACGGCTTCATCACCATGGGCAAGGCCGTCGATTTCGGCAAGACGGGCCTGTGGACGCGCGTCAATGCGCTGAATTCTCCATGGTTCCTCGACGATATCACCGCGATCATGGGCGAGATCGGCGGCAAGCTCGATGTCGTGATGGTGCCGAAGGTCGAGGGTCCCTGGGACATCCATTATGTCGACCAGTTGCTGGCGCAGTTCGAGGCGCGGCACCTGCTGCGCAAGCCGATCCTGATCCACGCCATCCTGGAGACGGCGGAAGGCGTCAAGAATGTCGAGGCGATCGCCACCGCCTCGCCGCGCATGCACGGCATGAGCCTCGGCCCCGCCGATCTCGCAGCCTCGCGCGCCATGAAGACGACCCGCGTCGGCGGCGGACACCCCGAATACAAGGTGATCGCCGACCCCTCCCCCGATGGCGGGCCGCGCGCTGTCGCGCAGCAGGATCTCTGGCACTACACGCTCGCCAAGATGGTCGATGCCTGCGCCTCGGCCGGAATCAAGCCTTTCTACGGCCCGTTCGGCGATTTCGCCGATGAGGCCGCCTGCGAGGCGCAGTTCCGCAACGCCTTCCTGCTCGGCTGCGCCGGCGCCTGGACGCTGCACCCCTCGCAGATCGCCATCGCCAAGCGTGTCTTCAGCCCCGATCCGGCCGAGGTCGCCTTCGCCAGGCGGATTCTGGAGGCTATGCCGGACGGCTCCGGCGCCGTGATGATCGACGGCAAGATGCAGGACGACGCCACCTGGAAGCAGGCGAAGGTCATCGTCGATCTCGCCGATCAAGTCGCGGCGCGGGACCCTGATCTGGCAGAGCGCTACGGAATGTGA
- the hspQ gene encoding heat shock protein HspQ — MEARSAKFRIGQVVKHRIYPFRGVIFDVDPVFSNTEEWWMAIPEAMRPSKDQPFYHLFAENEESEYVAYVSEQNLVDDDSGEPVRHPRAKEFFRRDRKGRYKLDRADLN, encoded by the coding sequence ATGGAAGCGCGTTCGGCCAAGTTCAGGATCGGGCAGGTGGTCAAGCACCGCATCTACCCGTTCCGTGGCGTGATCTTCGATGTCGACCCGGTCTTCTCGAATACCGAGGAGTGGTGGATGGCGATTCCGGAGGCCATGCGCCCGTCGAAGGACCAGCCCTTCTACCACCTCTTCGCCGAGAACGAGGAGTCGGAATACGTCGCCTATGTCTCCGAGCAGAACCTCGTCGACGACGATTCCGGCGAGCCCGTGCGCCATCCCCGCGCGAAGGAATTCTTCCGGCGCGACCGCAAGGGCCGCTACAAGCTGGACCGCGCCGATTTGAATTGA
- a CDS encoding AEC family transporter translates to MADLLNIFNLVAPFFGLILLGFAIGRYKQLPEEGLAWLQFFLIYVALPPLFYRLIADKPLSELANWKFIAGTTFATFCAFTLSLAIGLKAAKGDLPQAVMQGVAGAYSNIGYMGPPLILAALGPEASAPVVLIFVFDSVLLFSLVPLLMAVAGVEKKSLLATAGEVAWRVVTHPFNVATLAGVLASYLKFELPVALDRMVLWLSQAAAPCALFLLGVTVALRPMKTMPAGVPALVFVKLLLHPLLVWVLLSAIGGIPTNWIYAAIIMAALPPALNIFVISTQYKVGIERASACILVGTIVSMVTLSGFLWLVKTGRIAADLFH, encoded by the coding sequence ATGGCCGACCTTCTCAACATCTTCAACCTGGTCGCGCCGTTCTTCGGGTTGATCCTGCTCGGCTTCGCCATCGGCCGCTACAAGCAGTTGCCGGAGGAAGGGCTCGCCTGGCTGCAGTTCTTCCTGATCTATGTCGCGCTGCCGCCGCTGTTCTACCGCCTGATCGCCGACAAGCCGCTGAGCGAGCTCGCCAACTGGAAGTTCATCGCCGGCACGACCTTCGCCACCTTCTGCGCCTTCACCCTGTCGCTGGCGATCGGGCTGAAGGCTGCGAAGGGCGACCTGCCGCAGGCGGTGATGCAGGGCGTCGCCGGGGCCTATTCCAATATCGGCTATATGGGCCCGCCGCTGATCCTGGCGGCGCTCGGACCCGAGGCGAGCGCGCCGGTCGTGCTGATCTTCGTCTTCGACAGCGTCCTGCTGTTCTCGCTCGTGCCGCTGCTCATGGCGGTCGCCGGGGTCGAGAAGAAGAGCCTGCTCGCCACGGCCGGCGAGGTGGCCTGGCGGGTCGTCACCCATCCGTTCAACGTCGCGACGCTGGCCGGCGTGCTGGCAAGCTATCTCAAGTTCGAACTGCCGGTGGCGCTCGACCGGATGGTTCTATGGCTGTCGCAGGCGGCCGCGCCCTGCGCGCTTTTCCTGCTCGGCGTCACCGTGGCGCTGAGGCCGATGAAGACGATGCCGGCCGGCGTCCCGGCGCTGGTCTTTGTCAAGCTCCTGCTGCATCCGCTGCTGGTCTGGGTGCTGCTATCGGCCATCGGCGGCATCCCGACAAACTGGATCTATGCCGCGATCATCATGGCGGCGCTGCCGCCGGCCCTGAACATCTTCGTCATCTCGACGCAGTACAAGGTCGGGATCGAGCGCGCCTCGGCCTGCATCCTCGTCGGCACCATCGTGTCGATGGTCACGCTCTCGGGCTTCCTGTGGTTGGTGAAGACGGGCAGGATAGCGGCCGATCTGTTTCACTGA
- a CDS encoding CaiB/BaiF CoA-transferase family protein, whose amino-acid sequence MLPLDDLLVLDFSTLLPGPLASLFLSEAGARVIKIERPGGEDMRGFPPRFGETAAPFAVLNRGKESVELDLKAPDALARLAPLIAKADILIEQFRPGVMERLGFGHEALKAINPRLIYCSISGYGQHGPRAQEAGHDINYQALGGLLGQSLKRGEAPPLPPPLVADIAGGTMPAVLNILLALRQRDRTGQGCRLDIAMADAMPTFAWYGLAQGQVTGSFPDGGEGLLTGASPRYGLYATADGWFLAVGAIEPKFWQGFCEGIGLDERLRDDRRDPEATRAGIAAIIASESATYWRALVEPLDCCCTVVRTLEEAVFDPQISARGLLDAQVEEPGGRRLVSTPLPLAPVFREQAAGLRKVAASGADTRTVLGEGKRETLRSFRGRPSA is encoded by the coding sequence ATGCTGCCGCTGGACGACCTGCTGGTCCTCGATTTCTCGACACTCCTGCCCGGGCCGCTGGCGAGCCTTTTCCTCTCGGAAGCCGGTGCGCGCGTCATCAAGATCGAGCGGCCGGGCGGCGAGGACATGCGCGGCTTCCCGCCGCGATTCGGCGAGACCGCGGCGCCCTTCGCGGTGCTCAATCGCGGCAAGGAGAGCGTCGAGCTCGATCTGAAGGCTCCGGATGCTCTGGCGCGGCTGGCTCCGCTGATCGCCAAGGCCGATATCCTGATCGAGCAGTTCCGGCCGGGCGTGATGGAGCGGCTCGGTTTCGGCCATGAGGCCCTGAAGGCGATCAACCCGCGCCTGATCTATTGCTCGATCAGCGGCTATGGCCAGCACGGCCCGCGTGCGCAGGAGGCCGGGCACGACATCAACTATCAGGCGCTCGGCGGCCTGCTCGGCCAGTCGCTGAAGCGCGGCGAGGCGCCGCCTCTGCCGCCGCCGCTCGTGGCCGACATCGCCGGCGGCACCATGCCGGCCGTGCTCAACATCCTGCTGGCCTTGCGCCAGCGCGATCGCACCGGGCAGGGCTGCCGTCTCGACATCGCCATGGCCGATGCGATGCCGACCTTCGCCTGGTACGGGCTGGCACAGGGCCAGGTGACCGGTTCCTTTCCCGATGGCGGGGAGGGCCTGCTGACCGGCGCAAGCCCGCGCTACGGGCTCTATGCCACGGCCGATGGCTGGTTCCTCGCGGTCGGCGCGATCGAGCCGAAATTCTGGCAGGGCTTCTGCGAAGGCATCGGCCTCGACGAGCGCCTGCGCGACGATCGCCGCGACCCCGAGGCGACGCGGGCCGGAATCGCCGCCATCATCGCCAGCGAGAGCGCCACCTATTGGCGTGCGCTGGTCGAGCCGCTCGATTGCTGCTGCACCGTGGTGCGGACGCTGGAGGAGGCGGTCTTCGATCCGCAGATATCGGCACGCGGCCTGCTCGACGCTCAGGTCGAGGAGCCCGGTGGCCGGCGCCTCGTCTCGACGCCTCTGCCGCTCGCACCTGTCTTCCGCGAGCAGGCGGCGGGATTGCGCAAGGTCGCGGCGAGCGGAGCGGATACGCGGACGGTTTTAGGGGAAGGGAAGAGGGAAACGCTGCGGTCATTCCGGGGCAGGCCATCGGCCTGA